The Pan troglodytes isolate AG18354 chromosome 1, NHGRI_mPanTro3-v2.0_pri, whole genome shotgun sequence genome includes a region encoding these proteins:
- the LOC129143152 gene encoding PRAME family member 15-like has translation MKMSIRTPPRLLELAGRSLLKDQALAISTLQELPMELFPPLFMEAFSRRRCEALKLMVQAWPFRRLPLRPLIKMPCLEAFKAVLDGLDALLTQGFRPRRWKLQVLDLQDVCENFWMVWSEAMAHGCFLNAKRNKKTVQDCPRMRGQQPLTVFVELWLKNRTLDEYLTYLLLWVKQRKDLLHLCCKKLKILGMPFHNIRSILKMVNLDCIQEVEVNCKWILPILTQFTPYLGHMRNLQKLVLSHMDVSRYVSPEQKKEIVTQFTTQFLKLCCLQKLYMNSVSFLEGHLDQLLSCLKTSLKILAITNCALLESDLKHLSQCPSISQLKTLDLNGIRLTNYSLVPLQILLEKVAATLEYLDLDDCGIVDSQVNTILPALSHCFELNTFSFCGNPICMATLENLLSHTIILRKLCLELYPAPRESYGADGTLCWSRFAQLRAELMKRVRDLRHPKRILFCTDYCPDCGNRSFYDLEADQCCC, from the exons ATGAAGATGAGCATCCGGACTCCACCCAGACTCCTGGAGCTTGCGGGGCGGAGCCTGCTGAAGGACCAAGCCTTGGCCATCTCCACCCTGCAGGAGCTGCCCATGGAACTTTTCCCCCCACTGTTCATGGAGGCCTTCAGCAGGAGACGCTGTGAGGCCCTGAAGctgatggtgcaggcctggcccTTCCGCCGCCTCCCTCTGAGGCCTCTGATAAAGATGCCTTGTCTGGAGGCCTTCAAAGCTGTGCTCGATGGGCTTGATGCACTGCTTACCCAAGGATTTCGTCCCAG GAGATGGAAACttcaagtgctggatttacaAGATGTCTGTGAGAACTTCTGGATGGTTTGGTCTGAAGCTATGGCCCATGGGTGCTTCCTCAATGCCAAGAGGAACAAAAAAACAGTGCAGGACTGTCCAAGGATGAGAGGACAGCAGCCCTTGACTGTGTTCGTAGAACTTTGGCTCAAGAACAGGACTCTGGATGAATACCTCACCTACCTCCTTCTATGGGtcaagcagaggaaagatttACTACACCTGTGCTGTAAGAAGCTGAAAATTTTGGGAATGCCCTTCCACAATATCAGAAGCATCCTGAAAATGGTGAACCTAGACTgtatccaggaggtggaagtgaaTTGCAAGTGGATACTGCCCATCCTGACACAGTTTACCCCATACCTGGGCCACATGAGGAATCTTCAGAAGCTCGTTCTCTCCCACATGGATGTCTCTCGCTACGTTTCCCCAGAGCAGAAGAAGGAGATTGTTACCCAGTTCACCACTCAGTTCCTCAAGCTGTGCTGCCTCCAAAAGCTTTATATGAACTCTGTTTCTTTCCTCGAAGGCCACCTGGACCAGCTGCTCAG CTGTCTGAAGACCTCGTTAAAGATCCTCGCAATAACTAACTGTGCGCTTTTGGAATCAGACTTGAAGCATCTATCCCAGTGCCCGAGCATCAGTCAACTAAAGACCCTGGACCTGAATGGCATCAGACTGACCAATTACAGTCTTGTGCCTCTCCAAATTCTCCTAGAAAAAGTTGCAGCCACCCTTGAGTACCTGGATTTAGATGACTGTGGCATCGTAGACTCCCAAGTCAACACCATCCTGCCTGCCTTGAGCCACTGCTTTGAGCTCAACACCTTCAGCTTCTGTGGAAATCCCATCTGCATGGCAACCCTGGAGAACCTGCTGAGCCACACAATCATACTCAGAAAGTTATGCCTGGAGCTGTATCCTGCCCCGCGGGAGAGTTATGGTGCTGATGGTACTCTCTGCTGGAGCAGATTTGCCCAACTTAGGGCTGAGCTGATGAAGAGAGTGAGGGACTTAAGGCACCCCAAGAGGATCTTGTTCTGTACTGACTACTGCCCTGACTGTGGCAACAGGTCATTTTATGACCTGGAGGCAGATCAATGCTGCTGTTGA
- the LOC129143150 gene encoding PRAME family member 1-like, with protein sequence MKGGIAHQTCAFHSRISVLTSLVITNDPVSNSLSVKGCFEPPESCLQNPLENLELTCGYLLEEDMKCLSQYPSLGYLKHLNLSYVLLFRISLVPLGALLEKIAATLKTLILEGCQIHYSQLSAILPGLSHCSQLTTFYFGRNCMSMGALKDLLRHTSGLSKLSLETYPAPEESLNSLVRVDWEIFTPLRAELVCTLREVRQPKRIFTGPTPCPSCGSSPSEELELHLCC encoded by the exons ATGAAAGGAGGGATAGCGCATCAAACCTGTGCATTTCACAGTAGAATCTCTGTCCTCACCAGCTTAGTGATCACAAATGATCCTGTCTCTAATTCCCTGTCTGTAAAAGGTTGTTTTGAACCCCCGGAAAG TTGCCTCCAGAACCCCTTGGAGAACTTGGAGTTAACTTGTGGCTACCTATTGGAAGAGGACATGAAGTGTCTCTCCCAGTACCCAAGCCTCGGTTACCTAAAGCATCTGAATCTCAGCTACGTGCTGCTGTTCCGCATCAGTCTTGTACCCCTCGGAGCTCTGCTAGAGAAAATTGCTGCCACTCTCAAGACCCTCATCTTGGAGGGCTGTCAGATCCACTACTCCCAACTCAGTGCCATCCTGcctggcctgagccactgctcccagctcacCACCTTCTACTTTGGCAGAAATTGTATGTCTATGGGCGCCCTGAAGGACCTGCTGCGCCACACCAGTGGGCTGAGCAAGTTAAGCCTGGAGACGTATCCTGCCCCTGAGGAGAGTTTGAATTCCTTGGTTCGTGTCGATTGGGAGATCTTCACCCCACTTCGGGCTGAGCTGGTGTGTACACTGAGGGAAGTCAGGCAGCCCAAGAGGATCTTCACTGGTCCCACCCCCTGCCCTTCCTGTGGCTCATCACCGTCTGAGGAACTGGAGCTCCATCTTTGTTGCTAG